A single region of the Pelobates fuscus isolate aPelFus1 chromosome 4, aPelFus1.pri, whole genome shotgun sequence genome encodes:
- the OXR1 gene encoding oxidation resistance protein 1 isoform X3: protein MSRFWYGKKGRKHQPVNHKYSLVVSVAEYHRRIDALNTEELRTLCRRLKITTREDVNPKQATSIRTDLEPETFRPNLSDPSELLQVDQIEKLTKHLPPRTIGYPWTLVYSTAKHGMSIKTLYRTMLGLDTPVLMVIKDSDAQVFGALASEPFKVSDCFYGTGETFLFTFCPEFEVFKWTGDNMFFIKGDMDSLAFGGGGGEFALWLDGDLYHGRSHTCKTFGNSILSKKEDFIVQDIEIWAFE, encoded by the exons GTAGTATCAGTGGCTGAGTACCACCGCAGGATCGATGCTTTAAATACTGAAGAACTGCGTACTCTCTGCAGACGTCTAAAG ATTACAACCAGAGAAGACGTGAATCCAAAGCAGGCCACAAGTATTAGGACTGATTTGGAACCTGAAACGTTTCGACCAAATCTCAGTGATCCCAGCGAACTTTTACAGGTTGATCAAATTGAAAAG CTGACGAAGCACCTTCCTCCTCGAACAATTGGCTACCCGTGGACTTTAGTCTACAGTACCGCAAAGCATGGGATGAGCATAAAAACGCTTTATAGAACAATGCTTGGATTAGACACTCCAGTACTTATGGTGATTAAGGACAGTGATGCACag GTATTTGGAGCTCTGGCATCAGAACCTTTTAAAGTGAGTGACTGTTTTTATGGCACTGGAGAAACCTTCTTATTTACATTTTGCCCGGAGTTTGAG GTCTTTAAGTGGACTGGGGacaatatgttttttattaaagGAGACATGGACTCTCTAGCTTTTGGTGGTGGAGG AGGAGAATTTGCTCTTTGGCTTGACGGAGATCTGTATCATGGAAGAAGTCACACTTGTAAAACATTTGGGAATTCCATACTTTCAAAAAAAGAGGATTTCATTGTTCAAGATATTGAGATTTGGGCCTTCGAATAA
- the OXR1 gene encoding oxidation resistance protein 1 isoform X4, whose translation MSRFWYGKKGRKHQPVNHKYSLITTREDVNPKQATSIRTDLEPETFRPNLSDPSELLQVDQIEKLTKHLPPRTIGYPWTLVYSTAKHGMSIKTLYRTMLGLDTPVLMVIKDSDAQVFGALASEPFKVSDCFYGTGETFLFTFCPEFEVFKWTGDNMFFIKGDMDSLAFGGGGGEFALWLDGDLYHGRSHTCKTFGNSILSKKEDFIVQDIEIWAFE comes from the exons ATTACAACCAGAGAAGACGTGAATCCAAAGCAGGCCACAAGTATTAGGACTGATTTGGAACCTGAAACGTTTCGACCAAATCTCAGTGATCCCAGCGAACTTTTACAGGTTGATCAAATTGAAAAG CTGACGAAGCACCTTCCTCCTCGAACAATTGGCTACCCGTGGACTTTAGTCTACAGTACCGCAAAGCATGGGATGAGCATAAAAACGCTTTATAGAACAATGCTTGGATTAGACACTCCAGTACTTATGGTGATTAAGGACAGTGATGCACag GTATTTGGAGCTCTGGCATCAGAACCTTTTAAAGTGAGTGACTGTTTTTATGGCACTGGAGAAACCTTCTTATTTACATTTTGCCCGGAGTTTGAG GTCTTTAAGTGGACTGGGGacaatatgttttttattaaagGAGACATGGACTCTCTAGCTTTTGGTGGTGGAGG AGGAGAATTTGCTCTTTGGCTTGACGGAGATCTGTATCATGGAAGAAGTCACACTTGTAAAACATTTGGGAATTCCATACTTTCAAAAAAAGAGGATTTCATTGTTCAAGATATTGAGATTTGGGCCTTCGAATAA